The sequence below is a genomic window from Thalassobaculum sp. OXR-137.
CGGCGCTGCGGCAGGCATTGGCGGGCCGACCGCTGGTCCTCTATGGCTGCTCGGTCGGCCGGGGCCAAATCGGCCGGCGCTTCGTCGAGGCCCTGTCGGCCGCCCTGGCCGCCCCGGTGCTGGCCTCCTCCACGCCGACCGGTGCCGCGTGGCGCGGCGGCGACTGGGCGTTCGATCTCTCGGCGGGCGCGCGGCCGCATCACAGTGAGCTTCCTTTCGGCCCGACCCGAATGGCCACCTGGCCGGGCCTTCTGATGGCGACCGTCACCAGCACCGCCGGCGACAACGTCACGGCCGGCTCACTTGGGCTCGCGGCGACTACAACCGATGCGACGATCAGCTTCAGCAATCTCGACGGCCAGACCATCACTCTGACGCAGTCGCCGCAATTCGTGCGCGGCTCTGCCACAGAACTCAGTTTCACGAACGGCACCACCTCGCTCACCATCGGCGGGTCGACCCTCGTTTCAAATTCGCACCTTTATTTCGAATTGACCGCCGGTCAGTCGCTGACAATCAATTCGGCTTTCGACTTCACGACAGCGGCGAATGTCGTCCTGGCCGAGGGCGGCGGGACGCTCTCCCTTAACGGGTCGCTCAGCGATGTCGGTCTGCTGTGGATTCAAGACAATTCCAACGCCGAAATCGGAACGACGACCTCCCCGACCAGTGCGCAGATCGATTCCGGCACCCTGAGGTTCGCGACCAGCGCCACCTATACCACCGCGATCGAATTCGATGGTGCGGGGACGATCCATACCGGCAGCAACAACGTCACGCTCTCCGGGAATGTGACATGGTTCGGCGGCACGGCCGCCATGACGAAGTCGGGCTCCGGCACGCTGACGCTCAACGGGACAGGGTCCACCGGCGGCACCATGACAATCAGTCAGGGAACGCTGTCGGTCGCGGGCGACAGCAACCTCTCCTCCGGCGCGGTGACGATCAACGGCGGCACGCTGGCTGTCACGGGCGCCGGCACGATCAACAACACCATCACGATCGGCGCGTCGGGCGGAACGATCAATACAGGCGCCGCCGTCTCTCTGAGCGGCGTGATCGGCGGCACGGGAAACCTGACCAAGGCGGGGACCGGCACGCTGACGGTGACCGGAACGAATACCAATTCCGGCACCACCACGGTCAGCGCCGGCACCCTGTCGGTCGAGTCATCCGGCAATCTCGGCTCCGGGTCCGTCGTCCTGAACGGCGGCGGCCTGGCTGTCACCGGCACGACGACCATCTCCAACGACATCTCCGGGACCGGCAGCCTGACGAAGTCCGGCACCGGGACCACCATCCTGAGCGGCACGAACACCTATACCGGCGGGACCACGATCGGCGCCGGCACGCTGCAGGTCTCCGGTGGAAGCGCCCTGGCCGACGGCGGCGCGGTGACCGTCTCCCCCGGAGCCACCCTGGACCTTAACGGCACCAGCGAAACCATCGGCAGCCTCAGCGGCAGCGGGACTCTCAACATCGGCAGCGGCACCCTCACGCTGACGGACTCCGCGTCCACGACCTTCAGCGGCACGATCAGCGGGAGCGGCACGATCGCGGGGGGCGGCACCTACACCGTCGCCTCTGGCGCCACCCTGGGCGGCACCAGCACCTTTTCCACGGCGGTCACGGTCGCGAACGGCGGCACCATCGCGCCGGGCAATAGCCCGGGCATCATCTCGACCGGGAACCTGACCCTCGCCAGCGGCTCGACCGCGACCATGGAGATCGACGGCAACACGGCCGGCACCGGCTACGACCAGATCAAGGTCACCGGCACCGTGACCCTCTCCAACGCCACGCTGAACGCGACCCTCGGCTACACGCCAGCCAGTGGAGACGTCTATACGCTGATCGACAACGACGGGGTCGACGCCGTCACCGGGGCCTTCGACGGGCTGGCGGAGGGGGCCACCCTCACCATCGGCGGCAGCACCTTCCAGATCAGCTACCTGGGCGGCACCGGGAACGACGTTACCCTGACCTACCGGCCGCCACCGGCGTCGGACTCCGGCGGAGCGGCCGGCGGCCAGCCGGCATCGGGATCGGGATCGGGATCGGGATCGGACACGGTTTCGGGCACGGCGGGCAACGATATCCTGCGCGGCTACGCCGGCAACGACACGCTGCGGGGGTATGGCGGCCTCGACGTGCTGTACGGCAACGCCGACAGCGACCTGATCTACGGCAACCAGGGCGCCGACACGCTGTACGGGGGACAGGGTACCGACACGCTCTATGGCGGCCAG
It includes:
- a CDS encoding DUF4347 domain-containing protein, which encodes MAHNSAINLNSTTHFAATPCTGALTALAVIDTAVPHQAPLLNLLTNACRIAGLAKRISPILGLAAAIAQAGRGLSSIHLFSHGAPGLVHLAGSHVTEADLARPDIAALRQALAGRPLVLYGCSVGRGQIGRRFVEALSAALAAPVLASSTPTGAAWRGGDWAFDLSAGARPHHSELPFGPTRMATWPGLLMATVTSTAGDNVTAGSLGLAATTTDATISFSNLDGQTITLTQSPQFVRGSATELSFTNGTTSLTIGGSTLVSNSHLYFELTAGQSLTINSAFDFTTAANVVLAEGGGTLSLNGSLSDVGLLWIQDNSNAEIGTTTSPTSAQIDSGTLRFATSATYTTAIEFDGAGTIHTGSNNVTLSGNVTWFGGTAAMTKSGSGTLTLNGTGSTGGTMTISQGTLSVAGDSNLSSGAVTINGGTLAVTGAGTINNTITIGASGGTINTGAAVSLSGVIGGTGNLTKAGTGTLTVTGTNTNSGTTTVSAGTLSVESSGNLGSGSVVLNGGGLAVTGTTTISNDISGTGSLTKSGTGTTILSGTNTYTGGTTIGAGTLQVSGGSALADGGAVTVSPGATLDLNGTSETIGSLSGSGTLNIGSGTLTLTDSASTTFSGTISGSGTIAGGGTYTVASGATLGGTSTFSTAVTVANGGTIAPGNSPGIISTGNLTLASGSTATMEIDGNTAGTGYDQIKVTGTVTLSNATLNATLGYTPASGDVYTLIDNDGVDAVTGAFDGLAEGATLTIGGSTFQISYLGGTGNDVTLTYRPPPASDSGGAAGGQPASGSGSGSGSDTVSGTAGNDILRGYAGNDTLRGYGGLDVLYGNADSDLIYGNQGADTLYGGQGTDTLYGGQDADILCGNNAADRLHGNGGGDLVYGNAGDDGLWGEDGADTLYGGQGADTLSGGAGDDRLFGNLGADVFRFGDADGADTVHDFTIGQDVLAVAAGVNGSGIATTADLLARLTDDGAGNALLDLSAGNSVTLIGVSASQLGTDSFLIG